A single Methanolobus sp. ZRKC5 DNA region contains:
- a CDS encoding pyridoxal phosphate-dependent aminotransferase: MPESKFAQRVLDIDISGIRKMFEGAGPNSINLGLGQPDFDTPQHIKQAAIDAINEGFTGYTAGPGIPELRQALSSKFQKENNFAASADEIIVTSGASEALEIAIASLVDPGDEVLVANPGFVSYNSLVSLMGGRVVPLPLADDLTINPEDVVEKITPKTKAMIINSPANPTGAVQSKSDMKAFAQVADDYGITIISDEVYEHFIYEGEHVSPAQFSDNVITVNAVSKTFSMTGWRIGYVAARKEYTEQMIKVHQYVQACANSIAQKAALAAIEGPMDSVFAMRDEFKARRDMLVDGLNSIGLNCASPKGAFYAFPEVPEGSKSGEIASKLVSNGVIVVPGAAFGDRGEGHIRLSYASSMENLKNALDIMKKVL; encoded by the coding sequence ATGCCTGAATCGAAGTTCGCACAGAGGGTTTTGGATATAGACATCTCCGGGATCAGGAAGATGTTTGAAGGTGCAGGCCCAAACTCAATTAATCTTGGTCTTGGGCAGCCTGATTTTGACACTCCGCAGCACATCAAGCAGGCTGCAATAGATGCTATTAACGAAGGGTTCACGGGCTATACGGCAGGCCCGGGGATTCCTGAACTTCGTCAGGCTTTAAGTTCCAAATTCCAAAAAGAGAATAATTTCGCTGCTTCTGCTGATGAGATTATTGTTACTTCAGGTGCTTCAGAGGCACTTGAAATCGCAATTGCCTCATTGGTTGATCCGGGGGATGAAGTACTGGTGGCAAATCCTGGTTTTGTTTCTTACAACTCATTAGTGAGTCTGATGGGTGGTCGTGTAGTGCCCCTTCCTCTTGCAGATGATCTCACAATAAATCCTGAGGATGTCGTGGAGAAAATAACTCCAAAGACAAAGGCAATGATCATTAATTCTCCTGCAAATCCTACTGGTGCTGTTCAAAGTAAAAGTGATATGAAAGCATTTGCCCAGGTAGCAGATGACTATGGAATTACCATCATATCCGATGAGGTTTACGAGCATTTCATTTATGAGGGGGAACATGTCAGTCCTGCGCAGTTCTCTGATAATGTCATCACGGTAAATGCGGTATCCAAGACATTTTCCATGACTGGATGGAGAATTGGTTATGTTGCGGCGAGAAAAGAATATACTGAACAGATGATCAAGGTCCACCAATATGTACAGGCATGCGCGAACTCCATTGCACAGAAAGCTGCACTTGCGGCTATTGAAGGGCCAATGGATTCAGTGTTTGCCATGCGCGATGAGTTCAAAGCCCGCAGGGATATGCTTGTGGATGGCCTGAACTCAATTGGCTTGAACTGTGCTTCTCCAAAAGGCGCATTCTATGCTTTTCCGGAAGTTCCCGAAGGTTCAAAATCCGGAGAAATTGCATCAAAATTGGTATCCAATGGTGTTATTGTTGTTCCGGGGGCTGCATTTGGTGACCGTGGTGAAGGGCATATACGCCTTTCATATGCTTCATCGATGGAGAACCTAAAAAATGCGCTTGATATAATGAAAAAAGTGTTGTGA
- a CDS encoding DUF2073 domain-containing protein — protein MQGFQMDLVSEHRLSEMTPVEKVRFIIDEVRNGKILVLEKGLSPEEEASLIEMTMTLIEPDGFSGIEMESYPSEVDTSFLGKILKKNTLKSRLTVIGPADQLKTLRRDRNMISALISTSK, from the coding sequence ATGCAGGGCTTCCAGATGGATCTTGTATCAGAACACAGGTTGTCAGAAATGACTCCGGTGGAAAAGGTCAGATTTATTATTGATGAGGTGAGAAATGGAAAGATATTGGTCCTTGAAAAAGGCCTGAGTCCTGAAGAGGAAGCAAGCCTGATAGAGATGACAATGACTCTTATCGAACCTGATGGTTTTTCAGGTATAGAAATGGAAAGCTATCCGTCAGAAGTGGACACTTCATTTTTAGGCAAGATCCTTAAAAAGAACACTCTTAAGTCAAGACTCACTGTTATCGGACCTGCCGATCAGCTGAAGACTCTTAGGAGAGACCGCAACATGATAAGTGCTCTTATTTCCACAAGCAAATAA
- a CDS encoding PhoU domain-containing protein: protein METRKVQQTGGSTYIISLPKTWADKVGIKTGSRVTLQPQPDGKLVLDPIHDTHPVRKIQIDVTGRMGDALIRDMIAAYLAGSDIIEVKAERILAEQKNVIRSMCYKLIGPEIIEETAKKVVIQDLLNPDEISIKKSVRRMYLISNSMHMDAIKAIKTLDADLALDVDQRDDDVDRLFLLIAKQFRSILRGARLPDAAETSIDEYHDLRMAAGPIERIADHARKIAKITTTLDAPIPDDIMEMIEVTSEMSRKIVEDAIDALYNFDVELANQVIGRVSKMSPMIHKLNEAILKINSYGSVVALGTVVDSIDRTGDYGSNIAEIAINCAMSRIV, encoded by the coding sequence ATAGAAACCAGAAAAGTTCAGCAGACAGGTGGTTCAACTTACATAATATCACTTCCAAAAACCTGGGCAGATAAAGTTGGAATCAAAACAGGCAGCAGAGTGACTTTGCAACCTCAGCCGGATGGTAAATTAGTCCTTGACCCGATACATGACACTCATCCTGTAAGGAAGATTCAGATAGATGTCACAGGAAGAATGGGTGATGCACTTATAAGGGACATGATAGCTGCTTACCTTGCAGGTTCTGATATTATAGAAGTAAAGGCTGAAAGGATACTTGCCGAACAAAAGAATGTCATCCGTAGCATGTGTTACAAGCTGATAGGCCCTGAAATTATAGAAGAAACTGCAAAAAAGGTAGTTATTCAGGATCTTCTGAATCCCGATGAGATTTCCATAAAAAAGAGTGTTAGGCGGATGTATCTAATCTCGAATTCTATGCATATGGATGCAATAAAGGCCATCAAGACCCTTGATGCGGACCTTGCTTTGGATGTTGATCAGAGGGATGATGATGTGGATCGTTTGTTTCTGCTAATTGCAAAACAGTTTCGTTCTATATTGCGTGGGGCAAGGTTGCCTGATGCAGCTGAAACATCTATAGACGAGTACCATGATCTTAGAATGGCAGCCGGTCCAATTGAGCGTATAGCGGACCACGCACGCAAGATTGCAAAGATCACAACGACCCTTGATGCTCCAATTCCCGATGATATCATGGAAATGATAGAGGTAACTTCTGAGATGTCAAGAAAGATAGTCGAGGATGCAATAGATGCTCTATATAATTTCGATGTCGAGCTCGCTAATCAGGTAATTGGTAGAGTTAGTAAGATGTCTCCAATGATCCATAAACTCAATGAAGCTATTTTGAAAATAAATTCCTATGGATCAGTTGTTGCTCTTGGTACAGTGGTTGATAGTATTGATCGAACAGGTGACTACGGTTCCAACATTGCAGAGATTGCAATAAATTGTGCAATGTCAAGGATTGTATGA
- a CDS encoding NOG1 family protein, whose protein sequence is MIFEKINTVPTADELLDKSFRRATRAMSGKTITGRKTALQANESMVLTAANILTDNLKNIVRRFPTFENLPPFYYELADVMVGVDDMRQSLSRLDWASAKIHEVARDHVGKMRKTRDPLPVRKQCFGRLSSIIGSIDKDLLFLNESRNKLRKLPSVHDEPTIVVAGYPNIGKSSYVTKVTGATPEIAPYPFTTKGVSIGHFFVGHDRYQVLDTPGLLDRPMSDRNEIELQAITALRNLDAVVLFIIDASETCGYEIEDQKRMLEEVRSEFKLPVLVVANKADLPQFRELDYVDMKMSTATNEGVSEVTSTLIEMVKKEIKEKERIKEEKKIMTDDQ, encoded by the coding sequence ATGATTTTTGAAAAAATAAATACAGTCCCTACAGCGGATGAATTGCTGGACAAATCGTTCAGAAGAGCCACTAGGGCAATGTCAGGGAAAACGATTACCGGAAGAAAGACCGCTCTTCAAGCGAACGAGTCTATGGTACTGACAGCTGCTAACATACTTACAGATAACCTAAAGAATATAGTTAGAAGATTCCCTACTTTTGAGAACCTGCCCCCATTCTATTATGAACTTGCAGATGTGATGGTAGGTGTCGATGATATGAGACAATCCCTTAGCAGGCTTGATTGGGCCAGTGCAAAGATACATGAGGTTGCAAGGGATCACGTCGGAAAGATGAGAAAGACCAGAGATCCCCTGCCTGTTAGAAAACAGTGTTTTGGGCGTCTTTCATCCATTATAGGCTCAATCGATAAGGACCTGCTTTTCCTGAATGAGTCCAGGAACAAACTCCGAAAACTTCCTTCAGTACATGACGAGCCAACCATTGTGGTTGCAGGATACCCAAACATAGGAAAATCAAGTTATGTCACAAAGGTCACAGGAGCAACGCCTGAGATAGCACCATATCCATTTACCACCAAAGGTGTTTCTATCGGACATTTCTTCGTTGGCCATGACAGGTATCAGGTACTGGACACGCCCGGCCTTCTTGACAGACCAATGTCAGATCGCAATGAAATTGAATTGCAGGCAATAACTGCACTAAGGAACCTGGATGCTGTGGTTCTTTTTATCATTGATGCAAGTGAAACATGCGGATACGAGATCGAAGACCAGAAGCGTATGCTTGAAGAGGTCCGCAGTGAATTTAAATTACCGGTACTTGTTGTTGCAAACAAGGCAGATCTGCCACAATTCAGGGAACTTGATTATGTAGATATGAAAATGTCTACTGCAACAAATGAAGGTGTCAGTGAAGTAACCTCAACCCTTATTGAGATGGTTAAAAAAGAGATCAAAGAGAAAGAGAGAATTAAAGAAGAGAAGAAAATAATGACAGATGACCAGTAA
- the hxlB gene encoding 6-phospho-3-hexuloisomerase, giving the protein MKEIHLSECKFLTSSILLMAEHLENVAEKLDKDSVRQMLGDIMSARRIFVMGAGRSGLVGRAFAMRLMHLGFASHVVGETTTPAVSKEDIVIAISGSGQTRSVSDLGKVAKDIGAKLVTITSNKASKLGELSDTVIVLPGRNKDDVGGYVERHMRGEYSYLTPLGTSFETSSSVFLDAIIAELIYITGASEEDLKSRHTNIE; this is encoded by the coding sequence ATGAAAGAAATCCATTTATCCGAATGTAAATTTTTAACATCTTCTATTTTATTAATGGCTGAACATCTTGAAAATGTAGCTGAAAAGCTTGACAAGGATTCTGTCCGGCAAATGCTGGGAGACATAATGAGTGCAAGGCGCATCTTTGTAATGGGCGCCGGTCGTTCTGGTCTTGTTGGAAGGGCATTTGCCATGAGGCTTATGCATCTTGGTTTTGCATCACATGTTGTGGGTGAAACTACGACTCCTGCTGTAAGTAAGGAAGATATAGTAATCGCTATTTCCGGTTCAGGACAGACGCGTTCAGTTTCAGATCTTGGAAAGGTTGCTAAAGATATTGGTGCTAAACTTGTTACAATTACTTCCAATAAGGCTTCCAAATTGGGCGAGTTATCTGATACTGTAATTGTTCTTCCAGGAAGGAATAAGGATGATGTGGGTGGCTATGTTGAACGTCACATGCGTGGTGAATACTCATACCTTACACCACTGGGAACTTCCTTTGAAACATCATCAAGTGTGTTCCTCGATGCTATTATCGCAGAGCTCATTTATATCACAGGTGCTTCTGAAGAGGACCTGAAATCCAGGCACACAAATATTGAATGA
- a CDS encoding GTP-binding protein, whose protein sequence is MGVIRKFKKNFSDIFKRMFKKQNARIGIYGPPNAGKTTLANRIVRDWTGDAMGSVSHIAHETRRARRREGVTIKTNGSSISLDIIDTPGLATKIDFHEFMEQGMDEAESKRRAKEATEGVIEAVKWLENLDGVILVMDATEDPFTQVNVTVIGNMEARSLPLLIVANKVDLAEASPSTIRDAFPQHPMVSISALEGKNIDTFYEELAKRFG, encoded by the coding sequence ATGGGCGTAATCAGGAAATTCAAAAAGAATTTTTCAGACATTTTCAAGAGAATGTTTAAAAAACAAAATGCTCGAATAGGAATATACGGACCGCCAAATGCAGGGAAAACCACTCTTGCTAATCGGATAGTAAGGGACTGGACGGGTGATGCCATGGGCTCTGTTTCACATATTGCTCACGAAACAAGGCGTGCAAGGCGTAGAGAAGGTGTGACCATCAAGACAAATGGAAGTTCCATATCCCTTGATATTATCGACACTCCCGGACTTGCTACAAAGATCGATTTCCATGAATTCATGGAACAGGGAATGGATGAAGCCGAATCAAAAAGACGTGCAAAAGAAGCAACAGAAGGTGTTATTGAAGCTGTGAAGTGGCTTGAGAACCTTGATGGTGTCATTCTTGTCATGGATGCCACAGAAGATCCATTTACCCAGGTAAATGTAACTGTTATTGGTAACATGGAGGCAAGAAGCCTTCCACTTCTTATAGTTGCCAACAAGGTTGATCTTGCAGAGGCTTCCCCTTCAACTATAAGGGATGCTTTCCCTCAACATCCGATGGTTTCAATTTCAGCCTTGGAGGGAAAGAATATAGACACATTTTATGAAGAACTTGCAAAGAGGTTCGGGTGA